In a single window of the Flavobacterium ammoniigenes genome:
- the pdxH gene encoding pyridoxamine 5'-phosphate oxidase, with protein sequence MKDLSDYRKTYDKSELLETSIPGDPINLFNRWFHEVEDFGGTEEVNAMTVATIGLDGFPKSRVVLLKKFNEEGFVFYTNYNSEKGKAITANPHICLSFFWHSMERQVIIKGIAQKTAEIISDNYFASRPDGSKLGAIVSNQSEVVPSREYLEANLKQLESDFEGIVIPRPEHWGGFLVTPLEVEFWQGRPNRLHDRIRYQAQSDFSWKIDRLSP encoded by the coding sequence ATGAAAGATTTAAGCGATTACAGAAAAACTTACGATAAAAGTGAATTGTTAGAAACTTCAATACCTGGGGATCCGATTAATTTGTTTAATCGTTGGTTTCATGAAGTAGAGGATTTTGGTGGTACCGAAGAGGTCAATGCGATGACTGTTGCTACAATTGGTTTGGATGGATTTCCAAAATCGAGAGTCGTTTTGTTAAAGAAATTCAATGAAGAAGGATTTGTTTTTTATACCAATTACAATTCCGAAAAAGGAAAAGCTATAACTGCTAATCCACATATTTGTTTGTCCTTTTTTTGGCATAGCATGGAACGTCAAGTGATCATCAAAGGAATTGCTCAAAAAACAGCTGAAATTATTTCGGATAATTATTTTGCTTCAAGACCCGACGGAAGTAAGTTGGGTGCTATAGTTTCAAACCAATCGGAGGTAGTGCCGTCGAGAGAGTATTTGGAAGCTAATCTAAAGCAATTAGAATCTGATTTTGAAGGGATAGTGATTCCTAGACCTGAACATTGGGGCGGATTTTTAGTAACCCCTCTTGAAGTTGAATTTTGGCAAGGAAGACCTAATCGTCTTCATGATCGAATTCGATACCAAGCACAGTCTGATTTTTCTTGGAAAATTGATCGTTTATCTCCCTAA
- a CDS encoding DNA polymerase III subunit gamma/tau, which produces MDETISTAQVIHSPEIVETATEVVLETHTTIVEPIVEVPKPSISNETEAKVSALSLSSIRAKKALEENSKTFVKETVHLPTEPFTETEMLLQWNKYAQRLGDKGYKIMESLLLINDPVLDGTHITIELPNEGSKLDFESEKLGLLGYLKGHLHNHDITIQVIVNESFESKRSFNDQDRYNRLHQINPNIELLKSTFGLDIT; this is translated from the coding sequence GTGGACGAAACAATTTCTACAGCACAAGTAATCCATTCTCCAGAAATTGTAGAAACTGCTACTGAGGTAGTTCTTGAAACACATACAACTATCGTTGAACCAATTGTAGAAGTGCCAAAGCCTAGTATTTCAAACGAAACCGAGGCGAAAGTTTCAGCACTCTCTTTATCGAGTATTCGAGCTAAAAAAGCTTTAGAGGAAAACTCCAAAACGTTTGTAAAAGAAACTGTTCATTTACCTACAGAACCATTCACGGAAACTGAAATGTTATTACAATGGAATAAATATGCACAGCGTTTGGGCGACAAGGGGTACAAAATTATGGAATCCTTATTGCTAATCAATGATCCTGTTTTAGATGGAACCCATATCACTATTGAATTACCTAATGAAGGATCCAAATTGGATTTTGAAAGTGAAAAATTAGGATTGTTGGGATACTTAAAAGGGCATTTACACAACCACGATATTACAATTCAAGTAATTGTAAATGAAAGCTTTGAAAGCAAACGCAGCTTTAATGATCAAGATCGTTACAACCGTTTGCACCAAATCAATCCGAATATTGAATTGTTAAAGTCAACATTTGGATTAGATATAACATAA
- a CDS encoding ribonuclease Z translates to MKVDQKGHTITIKDTQGDFTSFLDKVSQSNPSFETHNIILDLSHNNSITLADLKLVLPLAKLYKKSKKSFVVVVEGIDFNAVPEQLTVVPSVLEAHDIIEMEEIERDLGF, encoded by the coding sequence ATGAAAGTTGATCAAAAAGGCCATACCATAACTATCAAGGATACTCAGGGAGATTTTACGTCATTTTTAGACAAAGTGTCGCAATCTAACCCTTCTTTTGAAACGCATAATATAATACTTGATTTATCTCATAATAATTCGATCACTCTTGCTGATTTGAAATTAGTGCTTCCATTGGCTAAGCTTTACAAAAAATCCAAGAAATCATTTGTCGTTGTTGTTGAAGGAATTGATTTTAATGCGGTTCCTGAACAATTAACGGTAGTACCCTCGGTTCTAGAAGCTCATGATATCATTGAGATGGAAGAAATTGAACGCGATTTAGGATTTTAA
- the dnaX gene encoding DNA polymerase III subunit gamma/tau → MEQFVVSARKYRPQTFKDVVGQKAITNTLLNAIENNHLASALLFTGPRGVGKTTCARILARKINQPGYDDPNEDFAFNVFELDAASNNSVDDIRNLIDQVRIPPQTGQYKVYIIDEVHMLSSAAFNAFLKTLEEPPKHAIFILATTEKHKIIPTILSRCQIFDFKRITVKDAKEHLADVATSQGVQFEDDALHIIAQKADGAMRDALSIFDRVVSFCGNNLTRQAVTENLNVLDYETYINVTELILENKIPELLVAFNEILSKGFDAHHFVSGLASHFRDLLVSKNPATLSLLEVGEQAQQMFGVQAQKCDANFLLKGIEIANDCDLKYKVSQNQRLLVELCLMQLASITFDGEKKKLSHL, encoded by the coding sequence ATGGAACAATTTGTAGTATCGGCGCGCAAATACCGTCCGCAGACATTTAAAGATGTTGTGGGACAAAAAGCCATTACTAATACTTTGTTGAATGCCATTGAAAACAACCACTTGGCCTCTGCCCTATTATTTACTGGACCTCGTGGAGTTGGTAAAACTACTTGTGCTCGAATTTTGGCTCGAAAAATCAATCAACCAGGTTACGACGATCCGAATGAAGATTTTGCTTTCAATGTTTTTGAATTGGATGCAGCTTCCAATAACTCGGTAGATGATATTCGAAACTTGATTGACCAAGTGCGTATACCTCCCCAAACAGGGCAATACAAAGTATACATCATTGATGAGGTACATATGCTTTCTTCGGCCGCTTTTAATGCTTTTTTGAAAACATTAGAAGAACCACCAAAACATGCCATTTTCATTTTGGCAACGACCGAAAAACATAAAATTATTCCAACGATTTTATCACGTTGTCAAATATTTGATTTCAAAAGAATCACCGTTAAAGATGCTAAAGAACATCTTGCCGATGTTGCCACTAGTCAAGGTGTGCAATTTGAGGACGATGCTTTGCATATCATTGCCCAAAAAGCAGATGGCGCCATGCGTGATGCTTTATCGATTTTTGACCGTGTCGTTTCGTTTTGCGGGAACAATTTAACCCGTCAAGCAGTTACTGAGAACTTGAATGTGTTGGATTATGAAACCTACATCAATGTAACCGAATTGATTTTGGAAAATAAAATCCCAGAATTATTAGTTGCATTTAATGAAATTTTATCCAAAGGATTTGATGCACATCATTTTGTTTCAGGATTAGCCTCTCATTTCAGAGATCTATTGGTTTCTAAAAATCCGGCAACACTATCTTTATTAGAAGTTGGCGAACAAGCGCAGCAAATGTTCGGTGTGCAAGCACAAAAATGCGATGCTAATTTCTTATTGAAGGGAATTGAAATTGCTAATGATTGTGATCTAAAATACAAAGTCAGTCAAAATCAACGACTCTTAGTTGAACTTTGCTTGATGCAATTGGCCTCCATCACTTTCGATGGAGAAAAAAAAAAGTTGAGCCATTTATAA
- a CDS encoding SixA phosphatase family protein has product MKNLILVRHAKSSWEAPLQDVDRSLLQRGIVDAHLVSSAISNYIPNTFLLWSSIAKRASETALIFAQNISFPIENIIYKEDLYTFDELQLEKVIKSCNNLYETVILFGHNEAITNFVNKFGDYVLPNVPTSGFVSLQFEQDQWSSIKNGRILKTIFPKDLK; this is encoded by the coding sequence TTGAAAAATCTAATTTTAGTCAGACACGCCAAATCCAGTTGGGAAGCTCCACTTCAAGACGTTGATCGTTCGCTATTGCAAAGAGGAATTGTAGATGCGCATTTAGTTTCTTCTGCTATTTCAAATTATATTCCTAACACATTTTTACTTTGGAGTAGTATTGCAAAAAGAGCCTCTGAAACGGCACTTATTTTTGCACAAAACATATCCTTTCCTATAGAGAATATAATTTACAAAGAAGATTTATACACTTTTGATGAATTGCAATTGGAAAAAGTTATTAAATCGTGTAATAATCTTTACGAAACTGTTATTCTTTTTGGCCATAACGAGGCTATTACAAATTTTGTTAATAAATTTGGAGATTACGTCCTGCCTAATGTTCCTACTTCTGGTTTTGTATCCCTTCAATTTGAACAAGACCAATGGAGTTCCATTAAAAATGGGCGAATATTAAAAACTATTTTTCCTAAAGATTTAAAATAA
- a CDS encoding RsmD family RNA methyltransferase yields the protein MRIISGKYKGRRIFPPKNLPVRPTTDMSKEALFNVLNNHFSFEGLKVLDLFSGTGNISFEFASRGSSPITSVDGDFGCVKFIKQIAAEFDFNIAATKSDVFAFLEKNKTTYDIIFADPPYGLDQKTFEKVVTLVFDRGLLEEDGMLIIEHSKYTKMEHLPHFSFQKSYGGSFFSFFEMVSSEDEE from the coding sequence ATGAGAATTATTTCAGGTAAATACAAAGGCCGACGTATATTTCCCCCAAAAAACCTTCCTGTTCGCCCCACAACCGATATGAGTAAAGAAGCTTTATTCAATGTATTGAATAATCATTTTAGCTTTGAAGGACTTAAAGTTTTAGACTTATTTTCGGGTACTGGAAACATTAGTTTTGAATTTGCTTCACGAGGTAGTTCGCCAATAACTTCTGTTGATGGTGATTTTGGTTGTGTGAAATTTATCAAACAAATTGCTGCTGAATTTGATTTTAATATCGCTGCTACCAAAAGTGATGTGTTTGCTTTTCTTGAAAAAAACAAAACAACCTACGATATCATTTTTGCAGATCCTCCTTACGGATTGGACCAAAAAACATTTGAAAAAGTAGTAACTCTAGTTTTTGACAGAGGACTTTTGGAAGAAGACGGTATGTTGATTATTGAACATTCCAAATACACTAAGATGGAACATTTACCTCATTTTTCTTTTCAAAAAAGTTATGGAGGTTCATTCTTTAGTTTCTTCGAAATGGTTAGTTCTGAGGACGAAGAATAG
- a CDS encoding Ppx/GppA phosphatase family protein, translating to MLNIKKYAAIDIGSNAMRLLIANIVEQDGKDTQFNKSSLVRVPIRLGQDAFTVGEISEENIDRMCDAMKAFNLLMKVHKVEHYKAFATSAMREAYNGKEVTEIIKKKTGIKIEIIDGKKEAAIIASSDLHSLIKTDKTYLFVDVGGGSTEFTLFSDGKMIVSRSFKAGTVRLLNDMVHEVVWDEIEKWIRTNTADFEEVTLIGSGGNINKLFKMSGKSQDKPLSYIYMNSQYAFLNSLTYEQRIAELGLNSDRADVIIPATRIYLNAMKWSGARNIYVPKIGLADGIVKAMYYGNI from the coding sequence ATGCTAAATATAAAAAAATACGCCGCTATTGATATTGGTTCCAATGCCATGCGATTGCTTATTGCCAATATTGTTGAACAAGATGGCAAAGACACCCAATTTAATAAAAGTTCCCTAGTTCGCGTTCCTATTCGTTTGGGACAAGATGCTTTTACGGTTGGTGAAATTTCTGAAGAGAATATCGATAGAATGTGCGATGCAATGAAAGCTTTCAATCTATTAATGAAAGTCCACAAAGTAGAGCATTATAAAGCATTTGCTACCTCGGCAATGCGTGAAGCTTATAATGGAAAAGAGGTTACAGAAATCATTAAAAAGAAAACCGGAATAAAAATTGAAATTATTGATGGTAAAAAAGAGGCGGCAATCATTGCCTCTAGTGATTTACACAGCTTGATCAAAACGGACAAAACCTATCTTTTTGTGGATGTTGGTGGTGGTAGTACCGAGTTTACGTTGTTTTCAGATGGTAAGATGATTGTCTCTCGCTCTTTTAAAGCAGGGACCGTTCGTTTATTGAACGATATGGTTCATGAAGTGGTTTGGGATGAAATTGAAAAATGGATTCGTACCAATACAGCCGATTTTGAAGAAGTAACACTTATTGGTTCCGGAGGAAATATCAATAAATTGTTTAAAATGTCTGGAAAATCTCAAGACAAACCACTGTCGTATATTTATATGAATTCGCAATATGCCTTCTTGAATTCATTAACTTACGAACAACGTATTGCAGAATTAGGATTGAATTCAGATCGTGCCGATGTTATTATTCCTGCTACTCGAATTTATTTGAATGCGATGAAATGGAGTGGTGCCAGAAATATATATGTTCCTAAAATTGGTTTGGCTGACGGAATTGTGAAAGCCATGTACTACGGAAATATCTAA
- a CDS encoding ATP-dependent DNA helicase: MNSSLFYSILKKKFPFEPTYKQDIFFQKIAIFLTEMENKTIFVLKGYAGTGKTTVISTIVNNLIEINKKYVLLAPTGRAAKVIANYSNKPAFTIHKKIYFPKKSSGGGVSFTLQPNKHKNTIFIVDEASMISDANSDSKLYENGSLLDDLISYVYSGTNCKMILLGDTAQLPPVNLDISPALDTHTLAVHYDKEIESIELDEVMRQEESSGILFNATELRELLKDSFIDEFQFDVKRFKDIVRLTDGYDIQDAIQSAYSNYSIEDTAFIVRSNKRANQYNEQIRTRILDRESELSTGDFLMVVKNNYFWLKDSDEAGFIANGDIIEVLEIFGIQELYSFKFAKVKIRMVDYPDQKPFETVLLLDTIKSESPSLTYEESNRLYQEVLKDYEGETKFKQFQKVKNNEYFNALQVKFSYAITCHKSQGGQWNTVFIEQPYLPDGINSDYIRWLYTAMTRAKNKLYLIGFKDESFID, translated from the coding sequence ATGAATTCCTCCTTGTTTTATAGCATTTTGAAGAAAAAATTCCCGTTTGAACCAACTTACAAACAGGATATCTTTTTTCAAAAGATTGCTATATTCCTAACTGAAATGGAAAACAAAACCATTTTTGTTTTGAAAGGATATGCTGGAACAGGAAAAACAACGGTGATTTCTACCATTGTCAACAATTTAATTGAGATCAATAAAAAATATGTTTTGCTAGCGCCAACAGGTCGTGCGGCTAAGGTAATTGCCAATTATTCCAACAAACCTGCTTTTACGATTCATAAAAAAATCTATTTTCCTAAGAAATCTTCTGGCGGAGGCGTATCGTTTACGTTGCAACCCAATAAACATAAAAACACCATTTTCATAGTCGATGAAGCTTCGATGATTTCGGATGCTAATTCGGATTCAAAATTGTACGAAAACGGATCATTATTAGACGATTTGATTTCGTATGTGTATTCCGGAACCAACTGCAAAATGATTCTTTTGGGCGATACTGCTCAGCTACCGCCAGTGAATTTGGACATAAGTCCAGCATTGGACACCCATACTTTAGCAGTGCATTACGATAAAGAAATTGAATCTATAGAATTAGACGAGGTAATGCGCCAGGAAGAAAGTTCTGGGATTTTGTTTAATGCCACTGAACTGCGGGAGTTGTTAAAAGACAGTTTTATAGATGAATTTCAATTTGACGTCAAAAGATTCAAAGATATAGTTCGGTTGACCGATGGCTATGATATTCAAGATGCAATCCAATCGGCCTATAGTAATTACAGTATTGAAGACACTGCCTTTATTGTTCGCTCTAACAAACGAGCAAATCAGTATAACGAACAAATTCGAACCCGAATATTAGATCGTGAAAGCGAACTCTCAACGGGCGATTTTTTAATGGTGGTCAAGAACAATTATTTTTGGCTAAAAGATTCAGACGAAGCTGGTTTTATCGCCAATGGCGATATTATTGAAGTATTGGAAATTTTTGGTATCCAAGAATTGTACAGTTTTAAGTTTGCCAAAGTAAAGATCCGAATGGTCGATTATCCCGATCAAAAGCCTTTTGAAACGGTGTTATTATTGGACACTATTAAAAGTGAATCACCATCACTAACCTATGAGGAATCCAATCGATTGTACCAAGAAGTGCTTAAGGATTATGAAGGTGAAACCAAATTCAAGCAATTTCAAAAGGTTAAAAACAACGAGTATTTTAATGCGTTGCAGGTGAAATTCTCCTACGCTATAACCTGTCATAAATCGCAAGGAGGGCAGTGGAACACCGTTTTTATTGAACAACCCTATTTACCTGACGGAATCAACAGTGACTATATCCGTTGGTTGTATACCGCTATGACGCGTGCCAAAAACAAATTGTATTTGATTGGTTTTAAGGACGAAAGTTTTATTGACTAA
- the ppk1 gene encoding polyphosphate kinase 1 has product MLQQKYIDREKSWLAFNARVLQEAGDVTVPLLDRMRFLGIFSNNLDEFFRVRFAAIRRLTLTGISGEKYFNGISSSQLLHDITEIVIDQQAESLEILNDIEARLEKENIFTIDENDVTPAQELYLKDFFVQKVSPELVTIILNDLDHFPVLKDTSGYLAVKLVINGLADEIEKKTFNLRSLLKRSPKEIKNKSNKETLYAVIEIPKTINRFVVLPPEGEKQYVIMLDDVLRLNLNKIFDIFDYESVDAHMIKITRDAQLDIDSDLSKSMLEKIASSVKDRRIGEPVRFIYDQNIDKDTLDFFLTNMKIDATDSIIPGGKYHNRRDYMDFPNLGRFDLLYKTNPPLPLPGLSLDENIMKKIAAKDYLVSAPYQSYSYVIKFLREAALDPAVTSIKITLYRLAKNSQIISSLINAAKNGKKVTVQIELQARFDEASNIFYSEQMQMEGIELIFGVKGLKVHSKICVIERQEGNKIHRYGIISTGNFNESTAKVYTDVTLFTAHQKILKDVSKVFEFFEINYRIYNYQHIITSPHFTRNKFNKLINREIAHAKEGRTTYMKLKMNSLSDIEMIDKLYEASNAGVNIKLEVRGICSLIPGIPGMSENIEAISIVDNYLEHSRIYIFGNAGDPEVFISSADLMTRNLDGRVEVTCPIYDEDIKRELIDNFDLGWQGNVKARLHSHLLDNKYRQRGNKPVFRAQLETYNYYKNMLAEGESN; this is encoded by the coding sequence GTGTTGCAACAAAAATATATTGATAGAGAAAAAAGCTGGTTGGCTTTTAATGCTAGAGTTTTACAAGAAGCAGGAGATGTGACGGTTCCCTTATTGGATCGAATGCGATTTTTGGGAATTTTTTCCAATAATTTAGATGAATTTTTTAGAGTTCGTTTTGCTGCTATTCGACGATTGACATTAACTGGAATTTCGGGTGAAAAATACTTTAACGGAATCTCATCCAGTCAGTTATTACATGATATTACCGAGATTGTAATTGATCAACAAGCTGAGAGTTTGGAAATATTGAATGATATTGAGGCTCGCTTAGAAAAAGAAAACATCTTTACCATTGATGAAAATGATGTAACCCCAGCTCAAGAATTGTATTTAAAAGATTTTTTCGTACAAAAGGTGAGTCCAGAATTGGTTACTATCATCCTGAATGATTTGGATCATTTCCCGGTTTTAAAAGACACTTCGGGTTATTTAGCTGTTAAATTAGTGATTAATGGTTTGGCTGATGAAATAGAAAAGAAAACTTTCAATTTACGTTCTTTATTAAAAAGAAGTCCGAAGGAAATCAAAAATAAAAGCAACAAAGAGACACTTTATGCGGTAATTGAAATACCAAAAACAATCAACCGTTTTGTGGTTTTACCCCCAGAAGGAGAAAAGCAATATGTTATTATGCTTGACGACGTTCTTCGTTTGAATCTCAATAAAATTTTTGACATTTTTGATTATGAAAGTGTCGATGCGCACATGATTAAAATCACACGAGATGCACAGTTGGATATCGATAGCGACTTGAGTAAAAGTATGCTAGAAAAAATTGCATCGAGTGTTAAAGATCGAAGAATTGGTGAACCAGTTCGATTTATATACGATCAAAACATTGACAAAGATACCCTAGATTTTTTCTTAACTAATATGAAAATTGATGCTACCGATAGTATCATTCCTGGAGGGAAATACCATAATAGAAGGGATTATATGGATTTTCCAAACTTGGGAAGATTTGACTTATTATATAAAACCAATCCGCCTTTGCCTTTACCAGGCTTGAGTTTGGATGAAAATATAATGAAGAAAATTGCAGCCAAGGATTATTTGGTGAGCGCACCTTATCAATCCTATTCCTATGTGATTAAATTTTTGAGAGAAGCTGCATTAGATCCAGCAGTGACTTCTATCAAAATTACCTTATATCGATTAGCTAAAAATTCTCAAATAATTAGTTCATTAATTAATGCCGCTAAAAACGGAAAAAAAGTAACTGTTCAAATTGAATTGCAAGCCCGTTTTGATGAAGCGAGTAATATCTTTTACTCTGAACAAATGCAAATGGAAGGTATTGAGCTTATTTTTGGGGTAAAAGGTTTAAAAGTGCACTCAAAGATTTGCGTGATTGAACGTCAAGAAGGCAATAAAATTCATCGTTATGGTATTATTTCTACAGGGAATTTTAATGAATCTACTGCAAAGGTCTATACCGATGTCACCTTGTTTACAGCTCATCAAAAAATACTAAAAGACGTTTCTAAAGTATTTGAATTTTTTGAAATCAATTATCGTATTTACAATTATCAGCATATTATTACCTCTCCGCATTTCACTCGGAATAAATTTAATAAGCTCATTAATAGAGAAATTGCTCATGCTAAAGAAGGTAGGACTACCTATATGAAATTAAAAATGAATAGTTTGTCTGATATTGAAATGATAGACAAATTGTATGAAGCGAGTAATGCTGGAGTGAATATTAAATTAGAAGTAAGAGGGATTTGTTCTTTAATTCCTGGGATTCCTGGAATGAGCGAAAATATTGAAGCGATAAGTATTGTAGATAATTATTTGGAACATTCCCGAATATATATTTTTGGTAATGCTGGCGATCCAGAAGTTTTTATTTCTTCCGCCGATTTGATGACTCGTAATTTGGACGGAAGGGTAGAAGTAACCTGTCCAATTTATGATGAAGATATTAAAAGAGAATTGATTGACAATTTCGATTTAGGTTGGCAAGGAAATGTAAAAGCAAGATTGCATTCGCATTTATTGGATAACAAATACCGACAACGAGGCAATAAACCTGTCTTCAGAGCACAATTGGAAACTTATAATTATTATAAAAATATGTTAGCTGAGGGGGAGTCAAACTAA
- a CDS encoding DUF3822 family protein produces MNSNITEKKYKKLSIQVDLNGLSFCCFDTLNDTIISFNEVRFDSFHKATKTEELFADAFSDYPELKESYDEILVIHNSNLATFVPEPLFDENFLGSYLQYNTKVFETDFFAFDEIANCQMNTVYIPYVNINNFFIDQFGTFDYKHATTILVSKLLIGSKNNPEKKVVVHINSGHFEIIVVQNQKLLFFNSFEYTTPEDFLYYILFTAEQLDLNPEEFTLELIGKIDTESEYYQLAYRYIRNITLLDVSELQAKNTFSEADNRTHFILFNS; encoded by the coding sequence ATGAATTCTAATATCACCGAAAAGAAATATAAAAAACTATCCATTCAAGTTGACTTGAACGGTCTTTCTTTTTGTTGTTTTGATACACTAAACGATACTATTATTTCTTTTAACGAGGTTCGTTTTGATAGTTTTCATAAAGCCACTAAAACCGAAGAATTGTTTGCAGATGCTTTTAGTGATTATCCAGAATTAAAAGAATCCTATGATGAAATTTTAGTTATTCATAATAGTAATCTTGCCACTTTTGTCCCTGAACCTTTATTTGACGAAAACTTCTTAGGAAGCTATTTACAATACAACACCAAGGTATTTGAAACTGATTTTTTTGCTTTTGACGAAATCGCTAATTGCCAAATGAATACGGTTTACATTCCGTATGTGAATATCAATAATTTTTTTATTGATCAATTTGGCACTTTTGATTACAAACATGCTACTACTATTTTAGTTTCTAAATTATTGATTGGATCTAAAAATAACCCAGAGAAAAAAGTAGTTGTTCATATCAATTCGGGACACTTTGAGATTATTGTAGTTCAAAACCAAAAACTATTGTTTTTCAACTCTTTTGAATATACTACGCCAGAAGATTTCTTGTATTACATTTTGTTTACAGCGGAACAATTGGATTTAAATCCAGAAGAATTCACTTTGGAATTGATAGGAAAAATTGATACCGAAAGTGAGTACTACCAATTGGCATACCGATACATCCGTAATATTACTTTACTTGACGTTAGCGAATTACAAGCTAAAAATACTTTCTCTGAAGCGGACAATAGAACCCATTTTATACTTTTTAATTCATGA
- a CDS encoding ribonuclease Z → MKLTILGCYAATPRTITNPTSQVLEIKNRMFLIDCGEGTQVQLRKNKIKFSKINQVFISHLHGDHFFGLIGLISTFSLLGRTTDLHIYGPKGIKEIIILQLRLSNSWTNYGLYFHELESEESEVVFEDDKVLVTTIPLKHRVYTNGFLFQEKVGERKLNMDAVLNHEIESCYYQKIKNGKDIKLDDGRLIANSVLTFDPIEPKSYAFCSDTVFHEDIIPIIENVDILYHESTFLESEVSLANKTLHSTAKEAARIALKANAKQLILGHYSTRYESIDLFKEEAKTIFPEVLLAEDGKTFEL, encoded by the coding sequence ATGAAACTTACTATTCTTGGCTGTTATGCCGCTACACCACGAACAATTACTAATCCAACTTCCCAGGTATTAGAGATTAAAAACAGAATGTTTTTGATTGATTGTGGCGAAGGAACTCAAGTACAGCTTCGAAAAAATAAAATAAAATTTTCTAAAATCAATCAGGTTTTTATTTCCCATTTGCATGGGGATCATTTTTTTGGTTTGATCGGATTGATTTCCACATTTAGTTTGTTGGGTAGAACCACCGATTTACATATTTACGGGCCAAAAGGAATTAAAGAGATTATCATTTTACAATTGAGATTGTCTAATTCATGGACGAATTACGGTTTGTATTTTCACGAATTGGAATCGGAAGAAAGTGAAGTTGTTTTTGAAGATGATAAAGTTTTGGTGACAACCATACCTTTGAAACATCGAGTGTATACCAATGGTTTTTTGTTCCAAGAAAAAGTGGGAGAACGAAAATTGAATATGGATGCGGTTCTGAATCATGAAATTGAGAGCTGTTACTATCAAAAAATTAAAAACGGAAAAGATATTAAATTGGATGACGGAAGATTGATTGCAAATTCTGTTCTAACATTTGATCCAATTGAACCGAAAAGTTATGCTTTTTGTTCTGATACCGTATTTCATGAAGACATAATTCCAATTATCGAAAATGTTGATATTCTATATCATGAATCTACTTTTTTAGAATCAGAAGTAAGTTTAGCCAATAAAACCTTACATTCAACTGCTAAAGAAGCGGCACGAATTGCTTTGAAAGCTAATGCAAAACAGTTAATTTTAGGACATTATTCTACTCGATACGAAAGTATAGATTTATTTAAAGAAGAAGCAAAAACTATTTTTCCTGAAGTGCTTTTGGCAGAAGATGGGAAAACCTTTGAATTGTAA